One region of Erythrolamprus reginae isolate rEryReg1 chromosome 8, rEryReg1.hap1, whole genome shotgun sequence genomic DNA includes:
- the LOC139171309 gene encoding espin-like protein, producing MTMTTTVESLVVCEVGKLRYGNCYPQEGWRYSHAHNAILGPFGELMTEDDILRIEKQIQNLQVVHKVQKVETELEQLEQELQQLLPVSATLAKEHFTVNPMCMHGRAEDLPGWCNKISILLKSMSILLATLGGRATSLAEMVTSDTLAQKKEESQAPITTAPPTFKDGPSHIARSQSFSCTREEVEKEILQCGVSVKNLKANYEVHVQAQLISEATNWVYRRKRSLPVGTAQFTLGREPILEEDYIMGLEPFPVLEDEEASIGGLEPPIQRSHMPLLYEVGPSPFSRGDSFAETKFSPDHMTRSLPVQTDLSCIQDYIDLRKERIVYLFLEHWKRWTFTDSGRQVQPKRMAEMPGSDSEADDQTYNRSTLTVTELKPNEDHQLLYFMKQRQVVGRLLTHWRSIISQVPTRQIRRLSHVDIFYWPEHFLPHVDGAPVEYDSLTLDLFMLGYFQLLEMDMSRDERKFRHLLCYEMFDRLGSHSWDLIRQFHKVVMEEVEAGKRDWLDGFEDLKQRFFRDNLAESSLSLVSSPQEPPSAGDELAVVPPLKTRKNSIQLISELGEFSNDDICRYIDRSFSFWKEKEAEMFDI from the exons ATGACGATGACAacaactgtggagtccttggtggtcTGTGAGGTTGGCAAG CTACGATACGGGAATTGCTACCCGCAGGAAGGTTGGCGGTATTCCCATGCCCACAACGCCATCTTGGGACCTTTCGGCGAACTGATGACCGAAGATGACATCTTGCGTATTGAGAAGCAGATCCAGAACCTTCAGGTCGTGCACAAGGTCCAGAAAGTCGAGACTGAGCTGGAACAGCTGGAACAGGAGCTGCAACAGCTGTTACCTGTCTCGGCTACGTTAGCGAAGGAACATTTCACCGTCAACCCCATGTGCATGCACGGCCGGGCGGAGGACCTGCCCGGTTGGTGCAACAAGATCTCCATCCTCTTGAAAAGCATGTCCATCCTGCTGGCCACGCTGGGCGGCCGAGCCACCAGCCTGGCCGAAATGGTGACCTCCGATACGTTGGcccagaagaaggaagaaagccaAGCGCCAATTACCACAGCGCCGCCGACGTTCAAAGACGGCCCAAGCCACATAGCCCGTTCTCAGTCCTTCAGCTGCACCAgagaggaagtagagaaggagATCCTACAGTGCGGGGTGTCGGTGAAGAATCTGAAGGCCAACTACGAAGTCCATGTCCAGGCGCAGCTGATCAGCGAAGCAACCAACTGGGTGTACAGAAGGAAGCGTTCCCTGCCAGTGGGGACGGCCCAGTTCACGCTCGGACGCGAGCCCATTTTGGAAGAAGACTACATCATGGGCCTGGAGCCATTCCCGGTCCTGGAAGATGAGGAGGCCTCCATCGGTGGTCTTGAACCCCCCATTCAGCGGTCCCACATGCCTCTTCTCTACGAGGTGGGACCGAGCCCGTTCTCCAGAGGCGACTCCTTCGCAGAAACCAAGTTCAGCCCTGACCACATGACTAGAAGCCTCCCGGTCCAGACGGACCTGAGTTGCATCCAAGACTACATCGACCTGCGGAAGGAACGGATCGTCTACCTTTTCCTGGAACACTGGAAAAGGTGGACCTTCACTGATTCGGGCAGGCAAGTCCAGCCAAAGAGGATGGCGGAGATGCCCGGCTCCGATTCAGAAGCAGATGACCAAACATACAACCGGTCCACATTGACGGTCACAGAGCTGAAACCCAATGAGGACCACCAACTCTTGTACTTCATGAAGCAGCGTCAAGTGGTCGGCAGGCTGCTCACCCACTGGAGAAGTATCATCAGCCAGGTCCCTACTCGACAGATCCGCCGTCTGAGCCATGTCGACATTTTCTACTGGCCCGAACACTTCTTGCCGCACGTCGACGGTGCGCCGGTGGAGTACGACAGCCTCACCTTGGACCTCTTCATGCTGGGTTACTTCCAGCTGCTGGAGATGGACATGAGCCGGGATGAGCgcaagttccgccacctgctctGCTATGAGATGTTTGACCGCCTGGGTAGCCACAGCTGGGACCTCATCCGGCAGTTTCACAAAGTGGTGATGGAGGAAGTGGAAGCTGGGAAGCGGGATTGGCTGGATGGCTTTGAGGACCTCAAGCAGAGGTTCTTCAGGGACAACCTGGCG GAATCCTCTCTGTCTTTGGTCAGTAGCCCCCAAGAGCCCCCGTCCGCTGGAGACGAGCTAGCTGTTGTCCCACCTTTAAAGACTAGGAAGAATTCCATCCAGCTCATTTCAGAGCTTGGAGAATTCAGCAACGATGACATTTGCCGCTATATAGACCGTAGCTTCTCGTTTTGGAAAGAGAAGGAGGCCGAGATGTTTGACATCTGA